The following proteins are encoded in a genomic region of Magallana gigas chromosome 1, xbMagGiga1.1, whole genome shotgun sequence:
- the LOC117686429 gene encoding LOW QUALITY PROTEIN: uncharacterized protein (The sequence of the model RefSeq protein was modified relative to this genomic sequence to represent the inferred CDS: inserted 1 base in 1 codon) codes for MFEEILVHIGHRLASDHCGGLVETEPTKQLLIFACYMANTESMREVSLCFNVGLATVHRIIGRTCRIIIECLANVIRWPSSAEQQVIATRFQLNYMFPHTVGVLDGTHIRLSSCPGGDPDYINRKSFPSMQLQVVCDDTLLLTNIFTGWPGSTHDARVLRNSELFTRAEAGSCIDPDKLIIGDSAYPLKPWLVTPFRDNGRLNLQQRRFNRVLSSGRQVVERCIGHLKGRFRRLREIPVHKPEDIVSIIVSGXILHNLCIIHKDDVENFIEEDGNGHPNNYPNLFRNDVNGINRRLQIMAGLP; via the exons ATGTTCGAGGAAATCCTCGTTCACATTGGACACAGGCTAGCTTCAGATCACTGTGGAGGACTGGTCGAGACAGAACCTACCAAACAGCTGTTAATATTTGCGTGTTACATGGCTAACACCGAGTCCATGAGAGAAGTTAGCCTGTGCTTCAATGTTGGTCTTGCAACTGTGCATAGAATTATTGGGAGAACCTGCAGAATCATAATTGAGTGTCTTGCTAAT GTAATCAGATGGCCAAGTTCTGCTGAGCAACAAGTCATTGCTACAAGGTTTCAGCTGAACTACATGTTTCCTCACACAGTTGGTGTCCTTGACGGAACACATATTCGCCTATCTTCCTGCCCTGGAGGAGATCCCGATTACATAAACAGAAAATCGTTTCCCTCTATGCAGCTTCAG GTTGTGTGCGACGACACCCTTCTTCTAACTAACATCTTCACTGGGTGGCCTGGAAGTACCCATGATGCAAGAGTATTGCGGAATTCCGAGCTGTTTACCAGAGCTGAAGCTGGCAGCTGTATTGACCCCGATAAACTCATCATAGGTGATAGTGCATATCCGCTAAAGCCATGGCTTGTAACCCCATTCAGGGATAATGGCAGACTGAATTTACAACAAAGACGCTTCAACCGTGTATTATCGTCAGGACGACAGGTTGTAGAGCGTTGTATAGGACATCTTAAAGGGCGATTTCGTCGTTTGAGAGAAATACCTGTTCATAAACCTGAAGATATTGTTTCTATCATAGTTTCAG ACATCTTGCACAACCTGTGCATTATACACAAGGATGATGTCGAAAATTTCATTGAGGAAGATGGAAACGGTCATCCAAACAATTATCCAAACTTATTTAGAAATGATGTGAATGGGATTAACAGAAGACTACAAATTATGGCAGGACTACCATAA